One Schlesneria paludicola DSM 18645 DNA segment encodes these proteins:
- a CDS encoding fused MFS/spermidine synthase: protein MPAVRETPRAAALLFLFLVSGCAALIYEIVWFQQLCLVLGATSVSLAILLACFMGGMGLGSFAYPRCISPTVHPLRAYATIEALVAGCGLAILWIMPIVSATYCRGSYSGSNDLLARSLVAIVTMLVPTALMGATLPALGRFVRSDPSGAAWLGWYYAANLVGGMIGCLLSGLYLLRQYDVYVATSVAVVMNVAVAVIGMALSWRWPRTSVVGVSAQHPQSLREPQENALQAKEASALARSTGIIRRTACSPTDLIATHFVVAVSGLTALGGEVIWTRHLGLLLGPTVYTFSIILAVFLFGLGLGGACGAWLGRRVRSPTWALAMTQLGLLLAIPYAAFMIVNVVPYWLVLRGTDEFFTVRVTRDILRTLVAIVPATCLWGASFPLAVAVVVGRNRETGRLIGGLSATHTFGAITGALLVGLYGVSWGAQSVQQGLTLASGCSGVLMLTLIVWRNGREAWLQTASNHVAFWRDTAAGLASLTAVFAVGSYAVQHVAPTPNSLLADGRWMSRFNDRAAFRFVAEGLDSPIVVSDLVDGTRCFHVAGKIEASTRERDVRTQRLLGHLPALAHPEPKKVLVIGCGSGMTAGTFLFHPSVEEIVICEMETRVIEAARDHFAEYNHDVVRHSKTRIVHDDARHFLATTSESFDIITADPIHPWVRGSATLYTSEFFQLCKSRLSLHGVVTLWVPLYESNEATAKCELATFLQQFPTATIWSGQNLFVGYDLIVLGTVDGRRADCEELTRKLEDSLPLRLGLTLVGIGTANSLQQRFVANLEDLGAWLTGAQINRDCNLRLQYLAGTNPDQASEHDIFQAMLRVCRRAEVEPLSSEDEFPLEDWE, encoded by the coding sequence ATGCCTGCTGTTCGAGAAACACCGCGCGCCGCAGCGCTGCTGTTCCTGTTTCTGGTGAGCGGTTGTGCGGCGCTGATCTACGAGATCGTCTGGTTTCAGCAATTGTGTCTGGTGCTGGGCGCGACCTCGGTGTCGCTCGCCATTCTGTTGGCCTGCTTTATGGGCGGGATGGGTCTTGGCAGTTTTGCGTATCCTCGATGCATTTCGCCAACTGTTCATCCGCTTCGGGCTTATGCCACGATCGAAGCCTTGGTGGCGGGGTGCGGGCTGGCGATTCTCTGGATCATGCCGATTGTCAGTGCGACATATTGTCGTGGATCGTATTCCGGATCAAACGATCTGCTGGCTCGTTCGCTGGTTGCGATTGTCACGATGTTAGTGCCAACCGCTTTAATGGGCGCGACGCTTCCCGCGCTGGGCCGGTTCGTTCGCTCTGATCCGAGCGGTGCGGCCTGGCTGGGGTGGTACTATGCGGCGAATCTGGTCGGCGGAATGATTGGCTGCCTGCTCAGCGGTCTTTACCTGTTGCGGCAGTATGACGTGTACGTGGCGACTTCAGTGGCCGTTGTCATGAATGTCGCGGTCGCCGTGATCGGCATGGCCCTGTCGTGGAGATGGCCTCGAACGAGCGTCGTAGGGGTTTCGGCTCAGCACCCGCAATCGCTTCGCGAGCCGCAAGAAAACGCGTTGCAGGCCAAAGAGGCATCTGCTCTGGCACGATCCACGGGGATCATTCGACGGACTGCGTGCTCGCCCACCGACCTGATCGCGACGCATTTTGTTGTGGCGGTCTCGGGTCTGACGGCGCTCGGGGGCGAAGTTATTTGGACGCGACATCTCGGGTTGTTGCTGGGGCCGACGGTCTATACGTTCTCGATCATCCTGGCCGTGTTTCTGTTCGGATTAGGGTTGGGCGGGGCGTGTGGAGCTTGGCTGGGGCGACGCGTTCGATCGCCAACGTGGGCGCTGGCAATGACTCAGCTTGGCCTGCTTCTGGCGATTCCCTACGCGGCCTTCATGATTGTGAACGTTGTTCCCTATTGGCTCGTTCTTCGCGGGACCGATGAATTCTTCACCGTCCGCGTGACACGAGACATTCTGCGAACGCTGGTCGCGATCGTTCCTGCGACCTGTCTTTGGGGGGCCAGTTTTCCGCTGGCGGTAGCCGTGGTCGTCGGACGCAATCGCGAGACCGGCCGTTTGATTGGCGGACTTTCGGCAACCCACACGTTCGGGGCGATCACCGGCGCCCTGCTTGTCGGGTTGTACGGCGTTTCCTGGGGAGCTCAATCCGTTCAGCAGGGACTCACTCTTGCCAGCGGTTGTTCAGGAGTCCTCATGCTCACGCTGATCGTTTGGCGAAATGGACGTGAAGCGTGGCTGCAGACGGCATCGAATCATGTTGCGTTTTGGCGGGATACGGCGGCGGGCCTGGCGTCGTTGACGGCGGTGTTCGCGGTGGGCTCGTATGCTGTCCAACACGTTGCACCAACGCCAAATTCGTTATTGGCGGACGGGCGATGGATGTCTCGGTTCAACGACCGTGCGGCCTTCCGCTTTGTGGCGGAAGGCCTTGATTCGCCGATTGTCGTTTCGGACCTGGTTGATGGAACGCGTTGTTTTCATGTCGCAGGTAAGATCGAAGCCAGTACGCGCGAACGCGATGTGCGAACTCAACGGCTGTTGGGGCATCTTCCCGCATTGGCGCATCCGGAGCCAAAGAAAGTTCTGGTGATTGGCTGTGGTTCAGGCATGACCGCCGGAACGTTTCTGTTTCATCCCTCGGTGGAAGAGATCGTGATCTGCGAGATGGAAACACGCGTGATCGAAGCCGCACGAGATCATTTTGCTGAATACAACCACGATGTGGTGCGCCATTCCAAAACGCGGATCGTTCACGACGATGCGCGGCATTTCCTCGCAACGACATCTGAATCGTTTGACATTATCACGGCCGATCCGATTCACCCGTGGGTGCGTGGTTCCGCGACACTGTATACGTCCGAGTTCTTTCAGCTCTGCAAATCGCGTCTGAGCCTTCACGGCGTCGTCACGCTCTGGGTTCCGCTCTACGAATCGAACGAAGCGACGGCGAAGTGCGAACTGGCGACGTTCCTTCAGCAGTTTCCCACGGCCACGATCTGGAGCGGTCAAAACCTGTTTGTCGGCTATGACCTGATTGTGCTTGGCACGGTCGATGGGCGAAGGGCTGACTGCGAAGAACTGACCCGCAAACTGGAAGACAGTCTACCGCTACGCCTGGGGCTGACCCTCGTCGGAATCGGCACAGCGAACTCGTTACAGCAGCGATTCGTGGCGAATCTCGAAGATTTGGGCGCCTGGTTAACCGGCGCCCAAATCAATCGTGATTGCAACTTGCGACTGCAGTACCTCGCCGGCACAAACCCGGATCAGGCCAGCGAACATGATATCTTCCAGGCCATGTTGCGGGTGTGCCGAAGGGCCGAAGTTGAACCTCTTTCCTCGGAGGACGAATTTCCTCTCGAGGATTGGGAGTAA
- a CDS encoding Gfo/Idh/MocA family protein, whose product MSDQTSASSSSRRDFFKSTMAIAGTAGLPLGFHSSLFAAGSDQLKVGLVGCGGRGTGAASQALHADSQSKLVAVADVSANAIESSLSNLKATERIAPQVAVEPAFKFVGLDAYKKVIDTCDVVLLASPPGFRPPHLRAAVEAGKHIFTEKPMATDAPGVRSVMESVRIAKEKKLAVVAGFCWRYDYARRELFKRIHEGQIGDVVAIYGTYLTNPVKPMPPESTRPAGITDLEWMVQNWYNFTFLSGDGLVEQAIHTVDWLQWAMKDVPPARCTAVGGRQVPANGGNIYDHIEVNYEWENGARGFMSQRQITGCHNENNLVVMGTKGTGFIRPGKDGVAITGANPWVYDGANPNMYQVEHDEFFDSIRTNKPINDGDRMVTSTLTGIMGRMAGYTGKMVTWDMAMNSKQVLVPEITSWDTKVEVPPLARPGVTPFV is encoded by the coding sequence ATGAGTGATCAAACGTCGGCCAGTTCCTCTTCACGGCGGGACTTCTTCAAGTCAACGATGGCAATCGCAGGAACTGCAGGACTTCCGCTAGGTTTCCATTCCAGCCTGTTCGCGGCTGGCAGCGATCAGTTGAAGGTGGGTCTGGTCGGTTGCGGTGGCCGGGGCACGGGAGCCGCGAGCCAGGCGCTGCATGCCGATTCGCAGTCGAAGCTGGTCGCAGTGGCCGACGTCAGTGCGAACGCGATCGAAAGCAGCCTGTCCAACCTGAAAGCCACCGAACGGATTGCGCCACAGGTTGCGGTCGAACCCGCGTTCAAATTTGTTGGACTCGACGCATACAAGAAGGTGATCGACACCTGCGACGTGGTCCTGCTCGCGTCGCCACCCGGATTCCGTCCGCCTCATTTGCGTGCGGCTGTTGAAGCGGGCAAGCACATCTTCACGGAAAAGCCGATGGCGACCGATGCCCCCGGCGTGCGTTCGGTCATGGAATCGGTCCGCATTGCCAAGGAAAAGAAGCTGGCTGTTGTGGCCGGATTCTGCTGGCGTTACGACTATGCCCGCCGTGAACTGTTCAAGCGAATTCACGAAGGACAAATCGGTGATGTTGTGGCGATCTATGGCACATATCTGACGAATCCCGTCAAACCAATGCCGCCAGAAAGCACTCGCCCCGCAGGGATCACCGACCTCGAGTGGATGGTTCAGAACTGGTACAATTTCACCTTCCTGTCTGGAGACGGCCTAGTCGAGCAGGCCATCCATACGGTTGACTGGCTGCAATGGGCGATGAAAGACGTCCCACCCGCCCGCTGCACGGCCGTCGGTGGGCGACAGGTCCCCGCCAATGGCGGCAATATCTACGATCATATCGAAGTGAACTACGAGTGGGAAAATGGCGCCCGTGGCTTCATGTCACAACGCCAGATCACCGGATGTCACAACGAAAACAATCTGGTCGTCATGGGTACGAAAGGCACCGGATTCATTCGTCCCGGCAAGGATGGCGTCGCCATTACCGGCGCGAATCCGTGGGTCTATGACGGTGCAAACCCCAATATGTACCAGGTCGAACATGACGAATTCTTCGACTCGATTCGCACCAACAAACCGATCAATGATGGTGACCGTATGGTGACCAGCACCCTGACCGGAATCATGGGCCGCATGGCTGGCTATACCGGCAAAATGGTGACGTGGGATATGGCCATGAACTCGAAACAAGTTCTGGTCCCCGAAATCACGAGCTGGGATACGAAGGTTGAAGTCCCACCATTGGCTCGCCCCGGGGTCACACCGTTCGTGTGA
- a CDS encoding YkgJ family cysteine cluster protein, which translates to MPKVKVRREDLKPGEVLCTYCTARCCRYFALPIETPTTWQDFDHMRWYIMHGRSAVFVDDNTWYLLVFGDCENLLEDHRCGIYHTRPQICRTYSTDNCEYDNNSCYDKYFETQEQVWEYAEAVLPPKPQPRKKAGTPNLPALPMLN; encoded by the coding sequence ATGCCAAAAGTAAAAGTTCGTCGCGAAGACCTGAAGCCCGGCGAAGTGCTGTGTACCTATTGCACGGCGCGCTGTTGCCGTTACTTCGCACTTCCGATTGAAACACCGACAACATGGCAAGACTTCGATCACATGCGCTGGTACATCATGCATGGACGATCGGCCGTCTTTGTCGACGACAATACGTGGTATCTGCTGGTCTTCGGTGACTGCGAGAATCTGCTCGAAGACCATCGCTGCGGTATTTATCATACGCGTCCGCAGATCTGCCGAACCTATTCGACGGACAACTGTGAATACGACAACAACAGTTGTTACGACAAATATTTCGAGACTCAAGAGCAGGTCTGGGAATACGCCGAAGCGGTGTTGCCTCCAAAACCGCAACCAAGAAAAAAAGCCGGAACGCCGAACCTGCCCGCCTTGCCGATGCTCAATTGA
- the hisS gene encoding histidine--tRNA ligase, translating into MIEPRTLRGFRDFLPDVMLVRERLMETARRVFRSYGFSPIDTPALEYAEILTGKGGDESDKQLFRFKDAGDRDVAMRFDLTVPLARFAAQHSSTLGVPFKRYHIAPVWRGENTQRGRYREFVQCDFDTIGTESNAADIETLLVIHDLLVGLGFERFTIRVNNRLILNGVLEQLGLSDRTVGVLRTIDKLAKIGPDAVVEEMIERVGTTREQATQVLATMGASTTLDDLATTFSSNELVMRGVDRLRQLFAAAQTAGIPRERIQLDVSIARGLDYYTGTIYETFLNDLPTIGSICSGGRYDNLAGLFTKEKLPGVGASLGLDRLLAAMEELKLLGTEATPAAVLMTQFDAERLGDYLRVGRVLRAAGLNTEVFPDAKKLGKQLQYADRKGFRIALIAGSDEFARGVWQVKDLKQGTTVTVPEAELVVTIQSILATT; encoded by the coding sequence TTGATCGAACCACGGACATTACGCGGCTTTCGCGATTTTTTGCCGGACGTCATGCTCGTGCGCGAGCGACTGATGGAAACCGCTCGTCGCGTCTTTCGCAGTTATGGGTTCAGTCCCATTGATACGCCGGCCCTTGAGTATGCCGAAATTCTGACGGGCAAGGGCGGGGACGAATCTGACAAGCAATTGTTTCGGTTCAAGGATGCGGGCGATCGTGATGTGGCGATGCGGTTCGATCTGACGGTTCCACTCGCCCGATTCGCCGCTCAACATTCCTCCACGCTGGGGGTTCCCTTCAAACGATATCACATCGCTCCAGTCTGGCGCGGAGAGAACACGCAGCGTGGCCGCTATCGTGAGTTCGTGCAGTGTGACTTCGATACGATCGGGACAGAATCGAATGCGGCGGACATCGAGACGCTGCTTGTCATTCATGATCTGCTGGTGGGACTCGGGTTTGAGCGATTCACGATTCGCGTCAACAATCGTTTGATCCTCAATGGGGTGCTCGAGCAGTTGGGACTGTCGGATCGTACGGTCGGCGTATTGCGGACCATCGACAAGCTGGCCAAAATTGGTCCCGACGCCGTCGTCGAAGAGATGATCGAACGAGTCGGGACGACGCGCGAACAGGCGACTCAAGTGCTCGCCACAATGGGGGCGTCGACAACACTGGATGATCTGGCGACGACGTTCTCGTCCAACGAACTCGTCATGCGTGGCGTGGATCGATTGCGACAACTGTTCGCCGCAGCGCAGACTGCAGGGATTCCCCGCGAGCGAATTCAACTGGACGTCTCGATTGCACGGGGGCTCGACTACTACACGGGAACGATCTACGAGACCTTCCTGAACGATCTGCCAACCATTGGCAGCATTTGTTCGGGGGGCCGCTACGACAATCTGGCAGGGCTGTTCACGAAAGAAAAATTGCCCGGGGTTGGTGCCAGCCTGGGGCTCGATCGATTGCTGGCTGCGATGGAAGAGCTGAAACTGCTGGGCACGGAAGCAACGCCCGCCGCTGTCCTAATGACGCAGTTTGACGCCGAACGCCTGGGCGATTATTTGCGGGTGGGGCGAGTGCTGCGTGCGGCGGGTCTCAACACGGAAGTCTTTCCCGACGCCAAGAAGTTGGGGAAGCAGCTTCAATATGCCGATCGGAAAGGGTTTCGCATCGCGTTGATCGCGGGCTCGGACGAATTCGCTCGCGGTGTCTGGCAGGTCAAGGACTTGAAGCAGGGGACGACAGTAACTGTTCCTGAGGCTGAGTTAGTCGTCACGATTCAGTCGATCCTCGCGACGACATAA
- the pilM gene encoding type IV pilus assembly protein PilM: protein MAENKSAWGIEIGQAGLKAIKLRYAENAEQVVAVAYDYVAHPKLLNQPDAVPDDLIRQALETFLSRNPIGSDLVAISLPGQNALAKFIQLPPVEQSKVAEIVKYEARQQIPFPLEEVIWDFQALGGGIEESGYLLDGEVGLFAMKREQVQHHLQPFLEKKVEVELIQIAPLSLYNFLCYDRLGYRNDQPRESNDEYSVVVDMGSDATTLIVTNGKKIWIRNMPVGGNHFTRALTKEMKLTFAKAEHLKCNATKSPDPRAVFQALRPVFNDYVAEIQRSIGFFSSVNRSAKISRLIGVGNGFRLAGLQKFLQQNLQYEVERVDTFKSLVGDHVLNAPLFQENLLTFCVPYGLALQCLKLTDIHTNLLPPEIVTERKIRRKKPWAVATAATLMLGLATSAAGFGNVLSSVSVAQFGEAESEATKIESEKNTLQGKYDAAKAKNKDLETSGKALITTLDTREDWLEIYKAIDESLPRDLDNNRDELAIPKMERISIRGIKSKKYDELGTWFSDATIFTESAKGYLREDSDGSTPAEAAPAAPVAPPEPGAPPVSEFKTSAPPAKVIKVPGYEVKDKTVAPSGPGYVFTLEGVHYHHIEGAQHLDEQGAQYVANKFLKNLQDWVVIPETKSGGQASFVPVRLIGISHATIIDATPSEKVLFTPAVPGGNPLAGGNFNPNPRQPNIIGQQPLRQPANRPNQGKADSMERELTLHRTTFKIAFAWKPTLPADRKAWPPVAPANPDATASNQ from the coding sequence ATGGCGGAAAACAAATCGGCCTGGGGGATCGAGATCGGTCAAGCAGGCCTGAAAGCGATCAAGCTTCGCTATGCGGAAAACGCCGAGCAGGTCGTGGCGGTCGCTTACGACTATGTGGCGCATCCGAAGCTCTTGAATCAGCCTGACGCCGTTCCCGACGACCTGATTCGACAGGCGTTAGAAACGTTCTTATCGCGCAATCCGATCGGATCGGACTTGGTGGCGATCAGCCTTCCCGGCCAGAACGCGTTGGCGAAGTTCATCCAGCTCCCGCCGGTTGAGCAAAGCAAAGTTGCAGAGATTGTGAAGTATGAAGCCCGCCAGCAGATCCCCTTCCCCTTGGAGGAAGTGATCTGGGACTTCCAGGCTCTCGGCGGCGGGATCGAAGAAAGCGGCTATCTGCTCGACGGTGAAGTCGGTTTGTTTGCCATGAAGCGCGAACAGGTTCAGCACCATCTGCAGCCGTTTCTGGAAAAGAAAGTCGAAGTCGAGCTGATCCAGATTGCGCCGCTGTCGCTGTACAACTTCCTGTGCTACGACCGGCTGGGTTATCGCAACGACCAACCCCGTGAATCGAACGACGAATACTCGGTCGTCGTCGACATGGGCTCCGATGCCACGACCCTGATCGTGACGAACGGCAAGAAAATTTGGATCAGAAATATGCCCGTCGGGGGAAATCACTTCACCCGCGCGCTCACCAAGGAAATGAAGCTGACGTTCGCCAAGGCCGAACACCTGAAATGCAACGCCACGAAATCACCTGACCCCCGGGCCGTCTTCCAGGCCTTACGTCCGGTGTTCAATGATTATGTGGCCGAAATCCAGCGGTCGATCGGCTTCTTTTCGAGCGTAAATCGCAGTGCGAAGATCTCGCGGCTGATCGGCGTTGGAAACGGCTTCCGCCTGGCCGGTTTGCAAAAGTTCCTGCAGCAGAACCTGCAGTACGAGGTCGAACGTGTCGACACGTTCAAGTCGCTGGTCGGCGACCATGTGCTGAACGCCCCGCTCTTCCAAGAAAACCTGCTGACGTTCTGCGTGCCCTACGGATTGGCGCTGCAGTGCCTGAAGCTGACCGACATCCACACGAATTTGCTGCCGCCCGAGATCGTCACGGAACGGAAGATCCGCCGGAAGAAGCCTTGGGCCGTTGCCACCGCGGCGACGCTGATGCTGGGTCTGGCAACGTCAGCCGCCGGTTTCGGAAATGTCTTGAGCTCGGTCAGTGTCGCTCAGTTCGGTGAAGCCGAGTCCGAAGCCACGAAGATTGAAAGCGAAAAGAATACGCTGCAAGGGAAATACGATGCAGCGAAGGCGAAGAACAAAGATCTGGAGACTTCGGGCAAAGCTCTGATCACGACACTGGATACGCGAGAAGACTGGCTCGAGATCTACAAGGCAATCGACGAGTCATTGCCTCGGGATCTCGACAACAATCGCGACGAGCTTGCCATTCCGAAGATGGAACGTATCTCGATCCGTGGGATCAAATCGAAAAAATATGACGAACTGGGAACCTGGTTTAGCGACGCAACGATCTTTACGGAGTCGGCCAAGGGCTACCTGCGGGAAGATTCCGACGGCTCGACTCCCGCCGAAGCAGCACCCGCGGCGCCAGTGGCCCCACCCGAACCGGGGGCACCTCCTGTCTCCGAGTTCAAGACATCAGCCCCGCCTGCCAAAGTGATTAAAGTTCCTGGCTACGAAGTCAAAGACAAGACGGTCGCTCCAAGCGGACCTGGCTACGTCTTTACGCTAGAGGGTGTGCACTACCATCATATCGAGGGAGCTCAGCACCTTGACGAACAGGGGGCACAATACGTTGCCAATAAGTTCCTCAAGAACCTGCAGGATTGGGTGGTCATTCCGGAAACCAAATCGGGTGGACAGGCATCGTTTGTTCCGGTCCGGCTGATTGGTATCTCACACGCCACGATTATCGACGCCACACCATCTGAAAAGGTGCTGTTCACGCCGGCGGTTCCCGGGGGGAACCCATTAGCGGGTGGGAACTTCAATCCGAATCCTCGCCAGCCCAATATCATTGGCCAGCAACCATTGCGTCAGCCGGCGAATCGCCCGAATCAGGGCAAAGCCGACTCGATGGAGCGGGAACTGACGCTGCATCGAACCACCTTCAAAATTGCCTTTGCCTGGAAACCAACACTTCCGGCCGACCGCAAGGCTTGGCCGCCCGTGGCTCCTGCGAATCCAGATGCCACGGCCTCGAACCAGTAA
- a CDS encoding glycoside hydrolase family 38 N-terminal domain-containing protein, with protein MKSLEILVLIPCHSLDDFPSEQTDQPAASLLNSFAVAFHPALLIAANEFPRWHRADDPPLPRRGQLIFVPTVSNDWLPHGWVENARQDGAIVVADLSDRQEMIAAALEAVRCEPCPAIEDPNASSPDSESADSETADSAANLQDATGPVGDVATERVDTGETVDIGEPQAEPLDEHLTQESIEALFEQDLVQDFLALGTCWLLIELLTRKMRQYGNVDESRFFQRMQSSAKATEADDRETAVTHLRACFEMLLEARERFYPVECYLLDMCLAVPDVDPEQLLPELQQPVPFSLLTTSHDLSSIRAKVPELDAALAEALQAGRVSIVGGEDRETSLPLIPLESALYHLEAGRSELRQVAGKAPVVWGRRRFGLSALLPQLLSKFGFRAALHVVLDDGIYPDAEYTKLRWRGVDGTLIDALSRIPLASDGAASYLRFPARMSESMDHDQVAGLILARWPTVSGPWFEDLRRSQKYAPCLGRFITLDRFFEQTEIPGQLSTHKPGEYFSPMLIQHVARREANPIGRYTAHALRRRTFDTATWFHAMSRALRGQSVDSAAWRALEQDLEAATPTAQTEFPETAASSLAQVLESGSAEIARLVMHGTAPGRGFLVVNSLSFSRRVVVPLPPQVAPPSLGGPVKAVDVDAADRSRSACVVEIPGSGYAWIPAGPAGASWPIPKQPLAEKGLLRNDLFEVAINERTGGIGHIRFHHQRSKRLSQQLSFRFPRERTITVGPEPEDRIKSQYADMRCLGQDVVRNGTGCGEIVTWGEIIDQATNDRLASFRQNVRVWRGLSTVEIEIELTDVKVPDGDPWNHYFTSRFAWNDSTAAITRGIYHSAHEYVGERFETSDYIEVASEDERLTIVPHGLPFHRQAGPRMVDSMLVVAGEAERRFKFTVAIDSPYPLEAAWNATTPAPVIVTEQGQPRGGANGWFFQVDSRNVQITRILEAFDPSHVVSPLEQFTHSSVPHDPGFALRLIETEGRSKSVKLRYIRTPTYARKRDFRGETITELNIVQDAVVVELTAYEVVDLELRFGKTS; from the coding sequence ATGAAGTCTCTTGAAATCCTCGTTCTGATTCCCTGCCATAGTTTGGATGACTTTCCTTCGGAACAGACCGATCAGCCGGCCGCCAGCCTGTTGAACTCGTTCGCGGTCGCGTTCCATCCCGCTTTGCTGATCGCGGCGAACGAATTTCCGCGATGGCATCGTGCCGATGATCCACCGCTGCCCCGGCGTGGCCAACTGATCTTCGTGCCCACCGTTTCCAATGACTGGCTGCCGCATGGTTGGGTCGAAAATGCGCGCCAGGATGGAGCGATCGTCGTCGCCGATCTTTCCGACCGTCAGGAAATGATCGCGGCCGCACTCGAAGCCGTTCGGTGCGAGCCGTGCCCCGCCATCGAAGATCCCAATGCCTCGTCGCCGGACAGTGAATCCGCTGACAGCGAAACCGCGGACTCTGCCGCGAATCTGCAGGACGCGACCGGACCCGTCGGTGACGTTGCCACTGAGAGAGTCGATACTGGTGAGACCGTCGATATTGGCGAACCGCAGGCAGAGCCGCTGGACGAGCACCTCACGCAAGAATCGATCGAGGCACTGTTCGAGCAGGATCTGGTTCAAGATTTTCTGGCCCTCGGGACCTGCTGGCTGTTGATTGAACTGCTGACCCGCAAGATGCGACAGTACGGCAATGTCGACGAATCGCGTTTCTTCCAGCGGATGCAGTCCTCGGCGAAAGCAACCGAGGCCGACGATCGCGAGACCGCCGTCACGCACCTGCGAGCCTGCTTTGAAATGCTGCTTGAAGCCCGCGAACGCTTCTATCCCGTCGAATGCTATCTGCTGGACATGTGCCTGGCGGTACCCGACGTCGACCCCGAACAGTTGCTGCCTGAACTGCAGCAGCCGGTCCCCTTCAGCCTGCTGACGACCTCGCATGATCTCTCCTCGATTCGAGCCAAGGTTCCGGAATTGGATGCGGCATTGGCCGAGGCCTTGCAGGCGGGGCGAGTCAGCATCGTGGGGGGTGAAGATCGAGAAACGTCGCTGCCATTGATCCCGCTGGAGTCGGCGCTGTACCACCTGGAGGCGGGGCGTTCCGAACTTCGGCAGGTGGCCGGCAAGGCTCCCGTCGTCTGGGGCCGCCGTCGATTCGGGCTGTCGGCGCTGCTGCCGCAACTGCTGAGTAAATTCGGGTTTCGTGCGGCACTGCACGTCGTCCTGGATGACGGGATTTATCCCGACGCGGAGTACACGAAACTGCGCTGGCGAGGCGTCGATGGCACGCTGATCGACGCGTTGAGCCGCATACCGCTCGCAAGTGACGGGGCGGCCAGCTATTTGCGATTCCCGGCTCGCATGTCGGAATCGATGGACCATGACCAGGTCGCTGGATTGATCCTCGCCCGGTGGCCGACTGTTTCCGGGCCCTGGTTTGAAGATTTGCGACGTTCGCAAAAGTACGCTCCTTGTCTCGGGCGATTCATCACACTGGATCGATTCTTCGAACAGACCGAGATTCCGGGGCAGTTGAGCACTCATAAGCCCGGTGAATATTTCTCGCCGATGCTGATTCAGCACGTCGCTCGACGCGAAGCGAACCCCATCGGCCGCTATACCGCTCACGCACTGCGCCGCCGAACGTTCGACACGGCAACCTGGTTCCACGCCATGTCGCGCGCCTTACGCGGGCAGTCGGTCGATTCTGCGGCTTGGCGAGCACTCGAGCAGGATTTGGAAGCCGCGACACCGACGGCACAGACCGAGTTTCCAGAGACCGCTGCGTCGTCGCTCGCCCAAGTTCTGGAATCCGGTTCGGCCGAGATTGCCCGGCTGGTGATGCACGGCACCGCACCGGGCCGTGGATTCTTGGTCGTGAATTCGCTGTCGTTTTCTCGTCGAGTCGTCGTACCGTTGCCGCCTCAGGTGGCTCCCCCGTCGCTGGGTGGACCCGTCAAGGCGGTCGATGTGGACGCCGCCGACCGATCGCGATCGGCCTGCGTCGTCGAGATTCCCGGATCGGGCTATGCCTGGATTCCGGCCGGTCCCGCCGGGGCATCCTGGCCCATTCCCAAGCAGCCACTGGCGGAAAAGGGACTGCTGAGAAACGATTTGTTTGAAGTCGCAATCAACGAACGAACGGGCGGCATCGGTCATATCCGGTTTCATCATCAGCGGTCGAAACGGCTGAGTCAGCAATTGTCATTTCGATTCCCGCGCGAGCGAACGATCACCGTCGGGCCGGAACCCGAAGATCGGATCAAGTCGCAATATGCCGATATGCGCTGTCTGGGGCAGGACGTGGTCCGCAATGGAACGGGTTGTGGTGAAATCGTGACCTGGGGCGAGATCATTGATCAAGCCACGAACGATCGCCTGGCGTCATTCCGTCAAAATGTTCGTGTCTGGCGAGGGCTGTCGACGGTTGAGATCGAGATTGAACTGACCGACGTCAAAGTTCCCGACGGCGACCCGTGGAACCATTATTTTACCTCGCGCTTCGCGTGGAACGACAGCACGGCCGCCATCACTCGAGGAATCTATCATTCCGCGCATGAGTACGTGGGCGAGCGGTTTGAAACGTCGGATTACATCGAAGTGGCGTCGGAAGATGAGCGATTGACGATCGTACCACACGGCTTGCCGTTTCATCGACAGGCCGGACCGCGCATGGTCGATTCGATGCTGGTTGTGGCCGGAGAGGCCGAACGTCGGTTCAAATTCACGGTGGCGATCGATTCGCCATACCCGCTCGAAGCCGCGTGGAATGCGACAACGCCCGCCCCGGTCATTGTCACCGAACAAGGTCAACCGCGTGGCGGAGCGAACGGGTGGTTCTTTCAAGTCGATTCACGAAACGTGCAGATCACGCGCATCCTTGAGGCGTTTGATCCCTCCCATGTCGTCTCACCACTCGAGCAATTCACGCATTCGTCGGTCCCGCATGATCCTGGGTTTGCACTCCGGCTGATCGAAACTGAGGGGCGTTCGAAATCCGTGAAGCTGCGTTACATCCGCACGCCGACCTATGCGCGCAAACGCGACTTCCGCGGTGAGACCATTACAGAGCTGAATATTGTTCAGGATGCGGTGGTCGTCGAACTGACGGCGTATGAGGTGGTGGATCTTGAGCTTCGATTCGGCAAGACGTCGTAA